One Candidatus Bathyarchaeota archaeon genomic region harbors:
- a CDS encoding restriction endonuclease: MSSYIKGRRLEYRVRDLFKDKGFIVIRAARSAPVDLVCLKNGDSLLIECKANKSEFGKKNREELLKMAKKAGAKPILAYRDKRKIFLIDVWKNSHVSIDEQ, from the coding sequence TTGAGTAGCTACATCAAGGGCAGAAGATTGGAATACCGAGTTAGAGATCTGTTCAAAGACAAAGGTTTCATAGTTATTCGCGCTGCTCGTTCAGCACCGGTGGATTTAGTTTGCTTAAAAAATGGAGATTCATTGCTTATTGAATGTAAGGCAAATAAGTCAGAATTTGGAAAAAAGAATAGAGAAGAATTATTGAAAATGGCAAAGAAGGCTGGGGCCAAACCAATATTGGCATATCGGGATAAAAGGAAGATATTTTTAATTGATGTATGGAAAAATTCGCATGTCTCAATAGACGAGCAATAA
- a CDS encoding MFS transporter, with product MRINGERTFGELYSVFALTFAYFIGFNMLIPILPLYIVEIGASKFELGIIMAILPALTILTRLPFGFISDRLGKWLTLLSSLFMQMLAYLLFSFAPSTIYLYPAAILHALSFASFGPISIAIALDSAQASSRGSVMGKYYFSIGSAMILGPLLTSFLALNFEYRQILFVASLFSLISILSFLTMQLKSTMLIQSRRLTRELQIKQSELIPLKSIFRILRLRNVLVICIAQICYFTATGSFYTLFAIHAKENLLLATSAISILFVISGIPNTLIRIPIGNLSDKIGRKKPLLFGYTLAFFALFSIPHITTIFFIALLMGVYGVAWGTRTAPTAALMSDSVKSKDINLASALIWLTSDIGIALGSFWAGYATLIFKIPTILKITSLSVIPGIIIILFLKERSSIRV from the coding sequence ATGCGCATTAACGGCGAAAGAACCTTTGGAGAGCTTTATTCAGTTTTTGCCCTTACATTTGCTTATTTCATTGGCTTCAACATGCTCATACCAATATTGCCGCTTTATATAGTCGAGATTGGAGCATCCAAATTTGAACTTGGCATTATTATGGCCATCTTGCCCGCATTAACAATTTTAACCAGATTACCTTTTGGATTTATTTCTGATAGATTGGGTAAATGGTTAACCTTATTGTCTTCCCTCTTCATGCAGATGTTGGCTTACCTATTATTCTCATTTGCTCCCTCAACAATCTATCTCTATCCAGCAGCTATACTCCATGCACTTTCCTTTGCATCATTTGGTCCTATTAGCATAGCGATAGCATTGGATTCAGCACAAGCAAGTAGTCGCGGTTCTGTTATGGGAAAATATTACTTCTCAATTGGTAGTGCGATGATCTTAGGACCGCTTTTAACGAGTTTTCTTGCTTTGAATTTTGAATATAGACAGATATTATTTGTGGCATCGCTTTTTTCACTCATATCAATCCTTTCATTTTTAACAATGCAATTGAAATCCACTATGCTGATTCAATCTAGACGTTTAACTCGCGAGTTACAAATAAAGCAATCAGAACTTATACCATTGAAATCTATTTTCAGAATTCTTCGTCTTAGGAATGTCTTGGTAATTTGCATCGCACAGATATGCTATTTTACAGCTACAGGATCTTTTTATACATTGTTTGCAATACACGCTAAAGAGAATCTGTTGTTAGCCACTTCAGCAATTAGTATTTTATTTGTAATAAGTGGAATACCCAACACTCTCATCAGAATACCTATAGGAAATCTTTCTGATAAAATTGGCCGGAAAAAGCCCTTATTATTTGGTTACACACTAGCATTTTTTGCGCTTTTTTCAATACCCCATATAACAACCATATTTTTTATCGCGCTCCTAATGGGAGTCTACGGAGTTGCGTGGGGAACTAGAACTGCACCTACAGCAGCGCTTATGAGCGATAGTGTCAAATCAAAAGACATAAACTTAGCTTCTGCGTTGATTTGGTTAACTTCGGATATCGGAATTGCTTTAGGTTCATTTTGGGCCGGTTATGCCACTCTCATCTTCAAAATACCCACAATTTTAAAAATAACTTCATTATCTGTTATTCCAGGGATCATAATTATACTCTTTCTTAAGGAGCGATCAAGTATTCGTGTGTAA
- a CDS encoding aminopeptidase, translating to MDLRVTKHADILVNYSTKVKKGDNVLIQLSDEGIDLATEIYKKVAQIGGNPLIINTPSEAVRGYYELTPKKFLKNFPTNVYSLAKESDVFISIFSSSNTRFLSNTDPQLLGIRSKAIDKIRKERLKKRWCLTVYPNNAFAQEADMALVDYENFIYSAILRDWEKEKQRLNKLKKAFESGKEIQLVAEDTDLTMSVKGRKFAISDGTHNMPGGEVFTAPVEDSVDGEVSFDLPAIYHGREVLGIKLKFEKGEIIDFSAAKNESLLKSMINTDKGSKRLGELGIGTNAGIPSFSKNILFDEKIYGTIHLAIGMSYEECGGKNKSAIHWDMIKSMKKGKIILDGKIVQDKGKFRV from the coding sequence TTGGATTTAAGAGTAACTAAACATGCTGATATACTGGTAAATTATTCTACGAAAGTTAAGAAAGGAGACAATGTATTAATCCAATTAAGTGACGAGGGAATCGATCTAGCTACAGAAATTTATAAAAAAGTGGCGCAGATAGGAGGAAATCCCTTAATCATCAATACTCCATCAGAAGCTGTTAGAGGTTACTATGAATTAACTCCAAAGAAATTTTTGAAGAATTTTCCAACAAATGTGTATTCTTTAGCAAAGGAATCTGATGTTTTTATTTCGATATTCTCGAGCAGTAATACAAGATTTCTATCAAATACTGATCCTCAATTATTGGGTATAAGATCCAAAGCTATTGACAAGATCCGTAAAGAGAGATTGAAAAAAAGATGGTGCCTTACTGTCTATCCTAACAACGCATTTGCTCAGGAAGCTGACATGGCTCTTGTTGATTACGAGAATTTTATATATTCGGCCATACTCAGAGATTGGGAAAAAGAGAAGCAGAGGTTGAACAAGTTAAAAAAAGCGTTTGAATCTGGAAAAGAGATACAACTGGTGGCTGAGGACACCGATTTAACAATGTCTGTAAAAGGTAGAAAATTTGCGATAAGTGATGGAACTCATAACATGCCAGGTGGCGAAGTGTTTACCGCCCCGGTGGAGGACTCTGTAGATGGGGAAGTAAGTTTCGACCTACCCGCTATTTATCATGGCAGGGAAGTTCTTGGGATTAAATTAAAATTTGAAAAGGGCGAGATCATTGATTTTTCTGCAGCCAAAAACGAGAGCCTTCTAAAAAGCATGATAAATACTGATAAAGGATCCAAAAGACTGGGTGAGTTGGGTATCGGGACAAATGCAGGTATTCCTAGCTTTTCTAAAAATATATTATTCGATGAGAAGATCTACGGTACCATTCATTTGGCTATTGGAATGTCTTATGAGGAATGCGGCGGTAAGAATAAAAGTGCAATTCATTGGGATATGATAAAGTCGATGAAGAAAGGAAAAATAATCTTGGATGGCAAAATAGTCCAAGATAAAGGTAAATTTAGAGTGTAA
- a CDS encoding branched-chain amino acid transaminase yields MQTTDKIWMDGKLVDWDSAKIHVLTHALHYGTAVFEGIRCYNTTKGAAVFRLKDHMVRFLNSAKFYLMKVPYDSKELCQAVKDTIKTNKISECYIRPIAFYAYGEMGLFPLKNPVSVAVAVWPWGTYLGEEGLKKGIRCKVSSWLRVDSRILPPQAKCSANYANSVLAKIEALDCGYDEAILLNLNGHVSEGPGENIFIVKDSTLITPPTSSGALVGLTKDSVVEIAKDFGFAYIERDILRDELFTADEAFLTGTAAEVTPIREVDGRMIGSGSRGPITEKLQAKFFEIVKGEDDKYAKWLELV; encoded by the coding sequence ATGCAAACTACAGATAAGATATGGATGGATGGAAAGTTGGTTGATTGGGATTCAGCCAAGATCCATGTATTAACTCATGCGCTCCATTATGGCACAGCTGTTTTTGAAGGAATTAGATGTTATAATACAACTAAAGGTGCTGCGGTATTCAGATTAAAGGATCATATGGTTAGATTCCTCAACAGTGCAAAATTCTACCTTATGAAGGTACCTTATGATTCGAAAGAACTGTGTCAAGCAGTTAAGGATACCATTAAGACAAATAAGATCAGCGAATGCTACATAAGGCCAATTGCATTTTATGCTTATGGAGAGATGGGTCTTTTTCCTCTTAAGAACCCGGTAAGTGTTGCAGTAGCAGTCTGGCCTTGGGGCACATATCTAGGAGAAGAAGGATTGAAGAAGGGGATAAGGTGTAAAGTTTCCTCTTGGCTTAGAGTAGATTCTAGAATACTTCCGCCTCAGGCAAAATGCTCAGCGAATTATGCGAATTCTGTACTCGCTAAGATTGAAGCCTTAGATTGTGGATATGATGAAGCCATTCTTCTTAATTTGAATGGACACGTTTCAGAAGGACCAGGGGAGAACATATTCATAGTAAAGGACAGCACATTGATAACTCCTCCTACTAGTTCTGGAGCTTTGGTAGGTTTGACAAAGGATTCAGTAGTAGAAATAGCAAAAGACTTTGGATTTGCCTACATAGAGAGAGACATATTAAGAGATGAATTATTTACCGCTGACGAGGCTTTCTTAACCGGAACAGCAGCTGAAGTTACACCGATTAGAGAAGTCGATGGAAGAATGATTGGGAGCGGCTCCCGAGGACCCATAACTGAGAAGTTACAAGCAAAATTTTTCGAAATAGTAAAAGGCGAGGACGACAAGTACGCTAAATGGTTAGAATTAGTTTAG
- a CDS encoding sugar phosphate isomerase/epimerase, which yields MKLGLNSVTFRNETPVRRIEIAKDLGFDGIEVLGFPQEMTSESMQETKKALNEIGIEAPLVALGPPLALSGGELAIESQDPDISSKTLEHIKRCIDYTSDLNGELIYVCTTRPKSEFKDQNKALEDTKRFLVELAEYASGNGIKVSIEHSPGSLIDTASFLNSILKELDLDNLGALLDIGHLNMTEEDRAATVMNTEKLFHVHLDNNDGKNDIHTPLNVGTLTEKDFSDFFGALKRRDYDGYISIELLNLQEPMKTLKESVDFVKKIYDSS from the coding sequence GTGAAGCTTGGCTTAAATAGTGTTACTTTTAGAAATGAAACTCCAGTTCGAAGAATTGAAATAGCAAAAGATCTTGGATTTGATGGCATAGAGGTCTTAGGATTTCCTCAAGAAATGACTTCAGAAAGTATGCAAGAGACTAAAAAAGCTTTGAATGAAATTGGGATAGAAGCCCCACTTGTAGCACTGGGTCCACCTTTAGCCCTAAGTGGCGGAGAGCTAGCTATTGAAAGTCAAGATCCCGATATAAGTAGCAAGACCTTAGAGCATATTAAAAGATGCATAGATTATACATCAGATTTAAACGGTGAATTGATATACGTTTGCACTACTAGACCAAAAAGTGAATTTAAAGATCAAAACAAGGCCTTAGAAGATACTAAAAGATTTTTAGTTGAATTGGCTGAATATGCTTCAGGAAATGGAATAAAAGTCTCTATAGAGCACTCTCCAGGAAGTTTGATAGATACCGCGTCTTTTTTGAATAGTATTTTAAAAGAACTTGATCTGGATAATCTTGGAGCATTATTGGATATAGGACATCTGAATATGACAGAAGAGGATCGTGCAGCTACTGTTATGAATACTGAAAAACTCTTTCATGTTCACTTAGATAATAATGATGGAAAAAATGATATCCATACGCCATTAAATGTAGGTACTTTGACTGAAAAAGATTTTAGTGACTTCTTTGGCGCATTGAAAAGAAGAGATTATGATGGATATATTTCAATTGAACTGCTTAATCTTCAAGAACCTATGAAGACGCTAAAGGAAAGTGTAGATTTCGTAAAGAAAATCTATGACTCTTCCTAA
- a CDS encoding acylphosphatase: protein MRSRAHIYVSGNVQGVFYRYETKKHAELHGVNGWVRNLPDGRVECLFEGKREDVEKTIEFCRQGPPAAHIDDVDIQWEDWKGEFNDFQIK, encoded by the coding sequence TTGAGGTCAAGAGCTCACATTTACGTAAGTGGAAATGTTCAAGGCGTCTTTTATAGATATGAGACAAAGAAACATGCGGAGCTGCATGGCGTTAATGGATGGGTCAGAAATCTGCCAGATGGAAGAGTGGAATGTTTATTTGAGGGTAAAAGGGAAGATGTTGAAAAAACTATTGAATTTTGCAGACAAGGGCCTCCCGCAGCGCATATTGATGATGTAGATATTCAATGGGAAGACTGGAAGGGAGAATTCAATGATTTTCAAATAAAATAG
- a CDS encoding GNAT family N-acetyltransferase, whose protein sequence is MSRIEELGEYRLREANLDDLETLVYHRRVMFIEATGVEDEKALNAMDEAYKKHVLKGMPAGNLKAWLVESKDGKVVSGGGLSVYEQPPRPQDDTLNYVYIHSVYTEPEHRRKGLARVILNTIIQSCKDNGFKTLTLHAVEASRSLYESLGFTPTTEMRVFI, encoded by the coding sequence ATGTCTCGAATAGAAGAACTAGGTGAATATAGACTTAGAGAAGCAAATCTAGATGATCTTGAAACATTAGTCTATCATAGGCGAGTTATGTTTATAGAAGCCACGGGTGTTGAAGACGAAAAAGCGCTCAATGCTATGGATGAGGCTTATAAAAAACATGTTCTTAAAGGAATGCCAGCAGGAAATCTGAAAGCTTGGCTTGTCGAATCGAAAGATGGTAAGGTAGTTTCTGGAGGGGGTCTTTCAGTTTACGAGCAGCCACCAAGACCGCAAGATGATACTTTGAATTATGTATACATACATAGTGTCTATACAGAGCCCGAGCATAGAAGAAAAGGATTGGCAAGAGTCATTCTAAATACGATTATCCAGTCGTGCAAAGACAACGGTTTTAAAACGCTTACATTACATGCTGTAGAAGCCAGTAGATCACTTTACGAATCCTTAGGCTTCACACCTACAACCGAAATGCGAGTTTTCATATAG
- a CDS encoding DNA-3-methyladenine glycosylase: MIISRDYYERDPDKVARGLLGKKLVRNLDEGALEGFIVETEAYYGESDPSSRAFHGQKNFNKPMWGVPGTIFIYNVHKYWMFNIVAHEPNEIGAVLIRSLEPIKGIEIMKSNRKSSDIMQLTKGPGRLTEAYGIDKRMNGKSVTSSKSKISIFDNQMDFEIDTSHRIGVKKDLDKELRFFIKGNNFVSK, from the coding sequence ATGATCATTTCAAGAGATTATTACGAAAGAGATCCTGATAAAGTTGCGCGTGGGCTATTAGGCAAGAAGCTTGTAAGAAATTTAGATGAAGGTGCTTTAGAGGGATTTATTGTAGAGACGGAAGCCTATTATGGAGAGAGTGATCCCTCCTCAAGAGCTTTCCATGGCCAGAAAAATTTTAACAAACCTATGTGGGGTGTTCCTGGTACAATCTTCATCTATAATGTTCACAAATATTGGATGTTCAATATAGTTGCTCACGAGCCCAATGAAATAGGCGCGGTTCTAATAAGAAGCTTAGAGCCGATAAAAGGCATAGAGATTATGAAGTCCAACCGAAAAAGTTCAGATATCATGCAATTAACAAAAGGTCCAGGAAGACTGACTGAAGCTTATGGTATCGATAAAAGAATGAATGGTAAATCAGTTACTTCAAGTAAAAGTAAGATAAGTATATTCGATAATCAGATGGATTTTGAGATCGATACTTCGCATAGAATTGGTGTTAAAAAGGATCTTGATAAGGAATTACGTTTCTTCATTAAAGGAAATAATTTTGTATCGAAATAG
- a CDS encoding NAD-dependent epimerase/dehydratase family protein yields the protein MTTLITGGTGFLGYYLAKALSKRGEDVIALDVAPLKKYQKISDSDNIKVIKGDLSSWSEIVDVISRYDVEYVFHTGALLSQTAEEKHIAAFNVNALGTFNLLEATRIFNIKKFIFLSTLATYGRDFGDIIVHESPQRPVSMYGVTKAFGERLGEYYGTRFGIDYRGVRFPSVIGPGRGGGGLSSYTSLIIQESALGRAYKLYVNKDTRCAFIYVKDAIKCLIQLFDAEKSEIKSLTYMIGGMSPTAEEIIELIKRFIHDARIEFEPDEIKDKILRTWPDKFDETRAKTEWGWKSEYGLEKTIEDFVKEVKSNKEIYK from the coding sequence TTGACAACTCTAATCACAGGAGGAACAGGCTTTCTAGGATATTACCTGGCAAAAGCCCTTTCAAAAAGAGGAGAAGATGTCATTGCATTAGATGTTGCACCTTTGAAAAAATATCAAAAGATCTCAGACTCTGATAATATCAAAGTCATTAAAGGAGATTTATCCTCATGGTCCGAAATTGTTGATGTTATCAGCCGTTATGATGTTGAGTATGTTTTCCATACAGGTGCTTTACTTTCCCAAACAGCTGAAGAAAAGCATATCGCGGCTTTCAATGTCAATGCGTTGGGTACATTTAACCTTCTGGAAGCCACAAGGATCTTTAATATTAAAAAATTCATCTTTCTAAGTACATTGGCTACATACGGTCGAGATTTTGGTGATATCATTGTACATGAATCTCCACAGAGACCTGTTTCTATGTACGGAGTGACAAAAGCTTTTGGAGAAAGATTGGGGGAGTATTATGGCACAAGATTTGGGATCGACTACAGAGGCGTTAGATTTCCGTCTGTTATAGGACCTGGAAGGGGCGGCGGTGGGCTCTCATCTTACACATCATTGATCATCCAAGAATCGGCCCTTGGGAGAGCATATAAGCTATATGTAAACAAAGATACAAGATGCGCTTTTATTTATGTGAAAGATGCGATTAAATGTCTAATTCAATTATTCGATGCAGAAAAAAGCGAGATAAAATCTTTAACCTACATGATTGGCGGTATGTCCCCTACAGCTGAAGAAATAATCGAGCTCATAAAGAGATTCATACATGATGCTAGAATAGAATTTGAACCAGATGAAATAAAGGATAAAATATTGCGAACTTGGCCGGATAAATTCGATGAAACTAGAGCGAAAACTGAATGGGGCTGGAAGAGTGAGTATGGGCTAGAAAAAACTATTGAAGATTTCGTAAAAGAAGTTAAAAGCAATAAAGAGATATACAAATAA
- the larE gene encoding ATP-dependent sacrificial sulfur transferase LarE: MIENPNRKLEEKIQRLINSLKQRKSAVVALSGGVDSSVVAFLAKKALRDLTMAITVESDFVPEEEIMDAKKIAKEIGIKHLVIKINPLSNPKLVANPSNRCYYCKKELIDMFKQVAKDHGLKSIVDGTNIDDLESHRPGLLALKEAKVYAPFIEEKTSKEDIRLMAEEFGLSSANKPSNTCLATRIPYGQEITMKKLQRIAKAEKFINSLISTKHLRVRDHNSFARIEVEKKDIKHLFDPRIADLIIKKLKGLGFEYVTIDLEGYRSGSMNPLTRD; encoded by the coding sequence ATGATTGAAAATCCAAATCGGAAATTAGAAGAAAAAATTCAACGTCTAATCAATAGTCTAAAACAACGAAAAAGTGCGGTTGTTGCTTTATCAGGAGGTGTTGATAGTTCTGTAGTAGCTTTTCTGGCTAAAAAGGCTCTAAGAGATCTGACAATGGCTATTACTGTTGAATCAGACTTCGTGCCCGAAGAGGAAATAATGGATGCAAAAAAAATTGCCAAAGAGATCGGAATTAAACATCTAGTTATAAAAATCAACCCACTCTCAAATCCGAAATTGGTTGCTAATCCTAGTAATAGATGTTATTACTGCAAAAAAGAGCTGATTGACATGTTTAAGCAGGTTGCCAAAGATCATGGATTAAAATCGATAGTAGATGGTACAAATATTGATGATTTAGAATCCCATAGACCTGGATTGTTAGCATTAAAAGAAGCAAAAGTATATGCTCCTTTTATTGAAGAGAAGACATCTAAAGAAGATATTCGACTTATGGCTGAGGAATTTGGCTTATCATCAGCAAATAAACCCTCAAACACATGCCTAGCTACGCGCATTCCTTATGGCCAAGAAATAACAATGAAAAAACTACAACGGATAGCCAAAGCTGAAAAATTTATCAACAGTCTAATTTCAACAAAGCATCTACGTGTTAGGGATCATAACTCTTTTGCAAGAATTGAAGTTGAAAAAAAAGATATCAAGCATCTTTTCGATCCTAGAATTGCTGATTTAATAATTAAAAAACTGAAAGGGCTTGGATTTGAGTACGTTACTATTGATCTCGAAGGTTATAGAAGCGGAAGCATGAATCCGCTAACTAGAGATTAA
- the ilvD gene encoding dihydroxy-acid dehydratase translates to MSELPRPRSKEVTEGIDRCIHRGLFKCCGLTESDLKKPIIAVVNSWNEVVAGHVHLDKIAYAVKRGIWESGGVALEFNTIAVCDGIAQDHEGMRMSLPSRELIADSVEVMIESHLFDAMVCISNCDKINPGMMMATARLDIPTILCPGGTMYPAYPTWGHFKGKSIAIGDLFEVPGLYRAKKVTEKEAKYIEDVCLPCPGACGGLYTATTTQCLMEPLGITIPFMGTTPATDSAKLRLSTEIGRNVVELLKKGITPSKIMTKKAFENAIAVDMALGGSTNTILHIKAIAHELDIELDLDLFDKIGRKTPHLCNLSPAGDYKIVDLHNAGGIPGLMKSLKGILHKDCPTVSGQTIGDIIADAKVYSEEVIRPANNPMHPEGGLAILWGSLAPRGAVVKASAVLPEMWKFKGPAKVFDSEKEVVEELKEGKIKKGDFIIIRYEGPKGGPGMREMLTATSMAVALGLGSSIALATDGRFSGATRGPCIGHVSPEAMEGGPIAIVENGDIISIDVKARKLDLELSENEIESRLKKWKPIKPKVERGYLYRYSKLVESADKGAVFKRKI, encoded by the coding sequence TTGTCAGAATTACCACGTCCGAGAAGTAAAGAGGTTACTGAGGGTATCGATAGATGCATCCATAGAGGATTGTTCAAATGTTGCGGGTTAACAGAAAGCGATTTGAAAAAACCAATAATAGCGGTTGTAAATTCCTGGAATGAAGTGGTAGCCGGCCATGTTCATTTAGATAAAATAGCTTATGCTGTGAAAAGAGGGATATGGGAATCTGGAGGAGTAGCTCTAGAATTTAATACAATAGCTGTCTGTGATGGAATAGCACAGGATCATGAAGGAATGAGAATGTCACTTCCAAGCAGAGAATTGATAGCAGACTCTGTTGAAGTGATGATAGAAAGCCACCTTTTTGATGCCATGGTGTGTATCAGTAATTGTGATAAAATAAATCCAGGAATGATGATGGCAACAGCAAGATTAGATATACCAACAATATTATGTCCAGGAGGAACTATGTATCCAGCATATCCGACCTGGGGACATTTCAAAGGCAAAAGCATCGCTATTGGGGATCTATTTGAAGTGCCCGGCCTTTATCGTGCAAAGAAAGTTACTGAAAAGGAAGCAAAATATATTGAGGATGTTTGTTTACCCTGTCCAGGTGCATGTGGAGGCTTATACACTGCTACAACAACTCAATGCTTGATGGAACCACTAGGAATAACAATTCCATTCATGGGGACAACTCCGGCTACAGATTCCGCTAAACTTAGGTTATCAACAGAAATCGGAAGAAATGTTGTTGAATTATTGAAAAAAGGAATCACTCCAAGCAAGATAATGACCAAGAAAGCATTTGAAAATGCTATCGCTGTTGATATGGCTTTGGGAGGTTCTACGAATACAATCCTCCATATTAAAGCTATAGCTCACGAGTTAGATATTGAATTAGATCTAGACCTCTTTGATAAGATTGGTAGAAAAACTCCGCATCTATGCAACCTGTCGCCTGCTGGGGATTATAAGATTGTTGATCTGCATAATGCAGGTGGAATTCCAGGTTTAATGAAGAGTTTAAAAGGCATCTTACACAAAGACTGCCCCACGGTTTCGGGTCAAACAATCGGTGACATAATAGCAGATGCAAAAGTATACAGTGAAGAAGTAATCAGACCTGCGAACAATCCTATGCACCCCGAAGGCGGTCTTGCAATACTTTGGGGTTCTTTGGCTCCCAGGGGGGCTGTTGTAAAGGCATCTGCAGTTTTACCTGAAATGTGGAAATTCAAAGGTCCAGCCAAAGTCTTTGACAGTGAAAAGGAAGTAGTAGAAGAGCTAAAGGAAGGAAAGATCAAAAAGGGGGATTTTATAATAATTCGCTATGAAGGACCTAAAGGAGGGCCGGGTATGCGTGAGATGCTTACAGCTACTTCAATGGCTGTTGCCTTAGGTTTAGGTTCATCAATAGCTCTTGCAACTGATGGAAGATTTTCAGGTGCAACAAGAGGACCATGTATAGGCCACGTTTCACCAGAAGCTATGGAGGGCGGACCTATAGCTATTGTAGAGAACGGTGATATAATAAGCATAGATGTCAAAGCTAGAAAACTAGATCTAGAATTATCTGAAAATGAAATTGAATCAAGATTGAAGAAATGGAAACCTATCAAGCCCAAAGTCGAAAGAGGCTATCTATATAGATATTCTAAACTTGTTGAATCTGCTGATAAAGGAGCGGTATTCAAGCGAAAAATCTAA
- a CDS encoding amidohydrolase family protein — translation MRLVIKPSKIIYGNDMEVINDGHIVVEDSKIQEVSRGELPKADKVIERKDCVVIPGFINAHTHIGDSVFKESGFGKTLNELFKPPNGLKHKLLENASEATIRNGIENTLSEMLQSGIVAFADFREGALSGARMLSGILDNKLIKGFIFGRLDFSFSNESLEKNNIGYPDDILHSSNGMKDFVDGIVPTSPNDVTDEALRQLSYINERNNWLRITHVAENPSSIQISKRRTGLTEVERAIKYFKADSLVHGIYLNEQDLDMIADENIPITCCPKANAMLNLDLPRIPDMIKKEMLVSLGTDNVMLNPPDMFKEMCFALAIYRSKRSPNITPENILQMATINGAKTLKIEKEFGSIEEGKRANLVFINANTQRLRFSKNILASIILRAESSDVELVLIDGKTAYKRTNF, via the coding sequence TTGAGGCTAGTCATTAAACCTTCTAAGATAATCTATGGCAATGATATGGAAGTCATCAACGATGGACATATAGTTGTTGAAGATTCAAAGATTCAAGAAGTATCTAGAGGAGAACTTCCAAAAGCAGACAAAGTAATAGAAAGAAAAGATTGCGTAGTTATTCCAGGATTTATTAATGCCCACACCCATATTGGAGATTCTGTATTCAAGGAATCAGGTTTTGGAAAAACTCTCAATGAACTCTTCAAACCTCCAAATGGCCTGAAACATAAATTACTAGAAAATGCAAGCGAAGCAACTATTCGCAATGGGATTGAAAATACTTTATCTGAAATGTTGCAATCGGGAATAGTAGCATTTGCAGATTTTCGGGAAGGGGCTCTTTCTGGAGCGAGGATGCTGTCTGGTATACTAGATAATAAATTGATAAAAGGCTTTATTTTCGGAAGATTGGATTTTTCTTTTAGTAACGAATCACTTGAAAAAAATAATATTGGGTATCCAGATGATATTCTGCACTCCTCTAATGGAATGAAGGATTTCGTTGATGGTATTGTTCCTACAAGTCCAAATGATGTTACTGATGAAGCGCTAAGACAACTATCATACATAAATGAGAGAAATAATTGGCTAAGAATCACTCATGTTGCTGAAAATCCAAGCTCGATTCAAATATCGAAAAGAAGGACTGGTCTAACCGAGGTAGAGAGAGCTATTAAATATTTCAAAGCAGACTCACTTGTCCATGGAATATACCTTAATGAGCAAGACCTAGATATGATAGCTGACGAAAACATTCCAATTACTTGTTGCCCAAAAGCTAACGCTATGCTTAATTTAGATTTACCTCGTATACCGGATATGATCAAAAAAGAAATGCTTGTGTCATTAGGTACAGACAATGTTATGCTTAATCCTCCAGATATGTTTAAAGAAATGTGCTTTGCTCTTGCTATTTATCGCAGTAAACGTTCACCAAATATAACACCTGAGAATATACTTCAAATGGCTACGATTAATGGAGCCAAAACTTTAAAGATTGAAAAAGAATTTGGTTCGATAGAAGAAGGTAAAAGAGCAAATCTAGTTTTTATTAATGCAAATACGCAAAGGCTGAGATTCAGCAAGAACATACTCGCTAGTATAATTCTTCGTGCAGAATCAAGTGATGTAGAACTTGTTCTAATCGATGGAAAAACAGCTTATAAACGGACAAATTTCTAA